CTGGAGCGCGGCGCCGTCGCCGGTCAGCACGACGACGACCCCGCGACCGTCGTGGGGGTCGGGTTCGCGGGTGAGCAGGCCGCGCACGACGAGGCGGTCGACGAGCCTGGTCAGCGACGGCTGCGGGAGGTAGACCTCCTGCGACAGCCCACCGAGGCGACACCGACCACCGGAGCGGGCGAGCGTGTAGAGCACGTCGTACTCCCGCACGCTCAGCCCGCCCCAGACCTCCTGAGCGCTGAACCGGCGCAGGAGGGTGGCCTGCACCCGGAACACCTGCTCCCAAGCCCTGACCGCGGCCCGGGTCCGACCGTCAGGCACCGGGGGTCGCGGCGCTCGTCCTCGCGGCGACCCGGGACGCGTGCGAGGGCGGGTCGCTCGGCACCCCCGGGGCGCGACGGGCCTCGAACTCCTGGCGCAGCACCGGGACGACGTGTTCGCCGAGGAGGTCGAGCTGTTCGAGGACGGTCTTCAGCGGCAGGCCCGCGTGATCCATGAGGAACATCTGACGCTGGTAGTCGCCGAAGAACTCCTGGAAGGTCAGGGTCTTCTCGACGACCTGGTCGGGGGTCCCCACGGTGAGCGGTGTCTGCTGGGTGAACTCCTCCAGCGACGGCCCGTGCCCGTAGACGGGGGCGTTGTCGAAGTAGGGACGGAACTCGCGCACCGCGTCCTGGGAGTTCATCCGCATGAACACCTGCCCGCCGAGCCCGACGACCGCCTGCTCCGGCGTGCCGTGCCCGTAGTGGGCGTAGCGCTCCCGGTACAGGTCGATGAGCCGGATGTAGTGCTCCTTCGGCCAGAAGATGTTGTTGGCGAAGTACCCGTCCCCGAAGTACGCGGCGATCTCGGCGACCTGCGGGGTCCGGATCGACCCGTGCCAGACGAAGGGCGGCACGCCGTCCAGGGGTCGCGGGGTGGAGGTGAACCCCTGCAGCGGGGTGCGGAACTGCCCCTCCCAGTCGACGACCTCCTCGTCCCACAGGCGGCGCAGCAGCTGGTAGTTCTCCACCGTCAGCTCGACGCCGCGCCGGGGGTCCTGGCCGAACCAGGGGTAGAGCCGGCCGTCGTTGCCGCGGCCGAGGACGAGGTCGACGCGCCCCCCGCTCAGGTGCTGGAGCATCGCGTAGTCCTCGGCCATCCGCACCGGGTCGTTCGTGGTGATGTGCGCGATGGACGTCGAGACGGTCAACCGGCGGGTGCGGGCGGCCACCCACCCCAGGAGGGTCGTCATGGCGGACGGCACGAACGGGGGGTTGTGGTGCTCCCCGACCGCGAAGACGTCGAGCCCGACCTGCTCGGCGTGCTCGGCGATGGTCACCAGCGCCTGGATGCGCTCGTGCTCGCTCGGCGCGCGGCCGGTGGTGGGGTCGGGGGTGATGTCGCCGACGCTGAAGATCCCGAACTGCATGTCCGCTCCTCGTCAAAGTCCATGCGTTTGCATGTACCTCCTCAAAGAGTTTCGGAGGTGCGTCTGTTCCCGGGACCGGGGGGGCGGACGACCGGGTGCCCCGGTGCGGCGGTCAGGCCGTGCGCGCGACCCTGATGATCTTGCGCCGGAGCCACACCTTGCGGCTGCCCCCCATGTAGAGGCGCACCCGGGCGAGCTCCCAGCGCCCGTACTCGGCGTGCTCGGTGAGCAGTCGGCGCGCGTCCGAGCGGGAGGTCTCCCGGGGCAGCGTCAGCACCCGGTACTCGTACTCCTCCGGGCTCCCCGGACCCGACGTCCTGCCCGTGCCCCGACCGGGACGACGACCCTCCGGTCGGTCCGGCGTGTTCCCCTCGTGCGCAGCCATCGCGACCATGATGCACCCGGTGGGGCGGCGGCACCCGTTCCCGGTACGGTCGGTCCATGACGCCCGACCCGCGCGCGGCCCTGGCCCGACTCGTGGCAGCCCTCGAGGACCACCTCGCCGCCGCCGCCAACCGGCGCGGTGAGACCGACCCCGCCGTCGCCGACGCCTACCAGCGCGTGGCGGACGCCTTCGAGGTGTACGAGGAGGCGATCTACGACGCGTACGACGAGGTCACGCCCTTCGTCCTCTACGACGACGTCGAGGACGAGCGCGAGGACGAGCGCGAGGACGACGACGAAGACGACGAGGACGACGAGGACGACGAAGACGACGAAGACGAGGACGAGGGCCCCGCACCCCTCTGACCGTCGCGTGTGAGGGTTCCGTGCGGCCCCGGTGACGTGCCGGGTCGCCGGGCGGTGGCCTCCGGGGTGGCCCGATAGCGTTCGGCCGTGCTCACCCCCAGTTCGCGCGTCATCACCCCCTGCCCGCCGACGGGGGGTGCCCCGGCGTGAGCATGGGCGTCCTCGAGGGTGCGTTCCTCGGGCTGGTGCAGGGGCTGACGGAGTTCCTGCCCATCTCCTCCAGCGGCCACCTGGCCATCGTCGGCACGCTCGTCGGGACGCAGGACCCCGGTGCGGCGTTCACCGCCATCAGCCAGCTCGGCACCGAGGCGGCCGTCGTCCTCTACTTCCGCCAGGACATCGCGCGCATCATCAGCCGGTGGGTCCTGTCGCTGACCGGCCGGGTGCCGCGCGCGGACCCCGACGCCCGGATGGGCTGGCTCGTCATCCTGGGGACCATCCCCATCGGCGTCCTCGGCCTGCTCTTCCAGGACGCGATCGAGACCACGCTGCGCGGGTTCGTCGTCATCGCCACGACGCTGTGGGTCTTCGCCCTCGTGCTCGGCGCGGCCGACCGCTTCGGTCGCAAGCAGCGGACGCTGGACCGGCTGACGTGGAAGCACGGCGTGCTCTTCGGGCTGGCGCAGTCGATGGCCCTCATCCCCGGCGTCTCGCGCTCGGGCGGCACCATCTCGATGGGTCTGCTGCTCGGGTACACGCGGGAGGCGGCTGCCCGCTACTCCTTCCTGCTGGCGATCCCGGCGGTCGTGCTGTCGGGCTTCTACCAGCTCTACGACGAGGTGAGCACGGGCGCGGCCATCGCCTGGGCCCCCACCGCGGTGGCCACCGTCGTCGCGTTCGCGGTGGGGTACGTCGTCATCGCCTGGCTCATGCGCTTCATCACCACGCACAGCTACACCGTGTTCGTCGTCTACCGCATCGCCCTGGCCGCCGTGGTCTACGGCCTCGTGCTCACGCAGGTCCTGCCGGCGTGGCACGGCACCAGCTTCGGCTGAGACGGCGGGACCGGCACCGGGTCGTCACAGCCACCCCGAGCGCTTGAAGAGGCGGTACAGGGTCGCGCAGACCGTGAGCATGACCAGCACGCACACCGGGTAGCCGTACCGGAAGCCGAGCTCGGGCATGTGCTCGAAGTTCATCCCGTAGATCCCCGCGATGAGCGTGGGGGCCACCGCGATCGCCGCCCACGCCGAGATCTTGCGCGCGTCGTCGTTCTGCTGGACCGACACCTGCGCGAGGTGGGCGTTGAGGATGTCGGTCAGCAACCGGTCGTACGTCTCGACGTGCTCGACGGTGCGGACGAGGTCGTCCAGCACGTCGCGCAGGACGAACAGGGCCTGCACGTCCGCGGGGTGGTGCGCGTCCTCGGGGCCGCGAGCGGGCTGCTCGCCCGCCCCGGCGTCGACGAGCTTCTTCAACGGCGCGACCAGCGGGAAGGCTCCGCGGCGCACCTCGAGGACCTCCCGCTTGAGGGAGTAGATGCGCTCGGCGTCGGAACTGCGGCTGGGGGAGAAGACCTGCTCCTCCATCTCCTCGACGTCCCGCTCGAGCTCACCGTCGATCGCCACGTAACCGTCGACGACGTGCTCCATGACGGCGTGCAGCACGCCCTGGGGTCCCCGGGCCAGCCGGCGCCGGTCCTGCTCGACGGCGGAACGGACACCCGTCAGCGCCCCCACCGCGCCGTGCCGGACGGTCACCACGAACCGGCGGCCGACGAACAGCACGATCTCGGCGGTCTCGACGCTGGAGGTCTCGTCGAAGTACGCGAGCACCTTCAGCACGACGAAGACCGTGTCC
This genomic window from Kineococcus mangrovi contains:
- a CDS encoding MarR family winged helix-turn-helix transcriptional regulator; this translates as MQATLLRRFSAQEVWGGLSVREYDVLYTLARSGGRCRLGGLSQEVYLPQPSLTRLVDRLVVRGLLTREPDPHDGRGVVVVLTGDGAALQREVGGRHAAGVAREFSALTVEELAELARLCRKVLGE
- a CDS encoding LLM class flavin-dependent oxidoreductase, translating into MQFGIFSVGDITPDPTTGRAPSEHERIQALVTIAEHAEQVGLDVFAVGEHHNPPFVPSAMTTLLGWVAARTRRLTVSTSIAHITTNDPVRMAEDYAMLQHLSGGRVDLVLGRGNDGRLYPWFGQDPRRGVELTVENYQLLRRLWDEEVVDWEGQFRTPLQGFTSTPRPLDGVPPFVWHGSIRTPQVAEIAAYFGDGYFANNIFWPKEHYIRLIDLYRERYAHYGHGTPEQAVVGLGGQVFMRMNSQDAVREFRPYFDNAPVYGHGPSLEEFTQQTPLTVGTPDQVVEKTLTFQEFFGDYQRQMFLMDHAGLPLKTVLEQLDLLGEHVVPVLRQEFEARRAPGVPSDPPSHASRVAARTSAATPGA
- a CDS encoding DUF5703 family protein, whose protein sequence is MAAHEGNTPDRPEGRRPGRGTGRTSGPGSPEEYEYRVLTLPRETSRSDARRLLTEHAEYGRWELARVRLYMGGSRKVWLRRKIIRVARTA
- a CDS encoding primosomal protein, with product MTPDPRAALARLVAALEDHLAAAANRRGETDPAVADAYQRVADAFEVYEEAIYDAYDEVTPFVLYDDVEDEREDEREDDDEDDEDDEDDEDDEDEDEGPAPL
- a CDS encoding undecaprenyl-diphosphate phosphatase; this encodes MGVLEGAFLGLVQGLTEFLPISSSGHLAIVGTLVGTQDPGAAFTAISQLGTEAAVVLYFRQDIARIISRWVLSLTGRVPRADPDARMGWLVILGTIPIGVLGLLFQDAIETTLRGFVVIATTLWVFALVLGAADRFGRKQRTLDRLTWKHGVLFGLAQSMALIPGVSRSGGTISMGLLLGYTREAAARYSFLLAIPAVVLSGFYQLYDEVSTGAAIAWAPTAVATVVAFAVGYVVIAWLMRFITTHSYTVFVVYRIALAAVVYGLVLTQVLPAWHGTSFG
- a CDS encoding magnesium and cobalt transport protein CorA, giving the protein MIVDVATYRDGRRHEVPDLPAALRACRQDGPGPAADPAQEDFLWLGLKDPTAEEFADIAAALQLHRLAVEAAVEGHQRPKIEWFGDTVFVVLKVLAYFDETSSVETAEIVLFVGRRFVVTVRHGAVGALTGVRSAVEQDRRRLARGPQGVLHAVMEHVVDGYVAIDGELERDVEEMEEQVFSPSRSSDAERIYSLKREVLEVRRGAFPLVAPLKKLVDAGAGEQPARGPEDAHHPADVQALFVLRDVLDDLVRTVEHVETYDRLLTDILNAHLAQVSVQQNDDARKISAWAAIAVAPTLIAGIYGMNFEHMPELGFRYGYPVCVLVMLTVCATLYRLFKRSGWL